The sequence GGCACACCAGCTGACCGAGATCCTTCAGGTGCACATGCCCTGGCACAAATTGGGTAAAGGAGTTCGCGACGGCAATAATGGGCTTCTCGAAATCCTCGCTCTGCATCCCAGTGGCACGCCAAAGCGCGCGGGCACCGGCCATATTGCGTCCCTGTGTGGAGGTTCTAGATCGATACGTTGGCATGGCGCAATCTATTCGTCTAAGGAGTTTGAATAATCTAAATTCTATGGGAAATCAGCATTGAAAGGTGGTAGAACCCGTAAATTAGCTGAGCATGGTATCAGCGTGAACCCTATTTCTGCTTAATATTATGACCACCTGCTTGTGTCTGCCCCAAGGGCTCAAAAGGTCATGAAACTACTTCAGGAATTTGTGAGGTACCTACAGTTGATAGGTGGCAACTGCGATCATTTCAACTCATTTGGGAGTTTCGATAAACGGAGTTAGCGTAGATTGCAAGCTGGGCACGATTGCGCAGGTTTAGGCGATCAAATAAGTGAGTGACATGGGTTTTCACAGTGCCTTCAGCAATAAAGAGTTGTTCAGCAATTTCTCGATTCGTCGAACCATCTCCAATCAATCGCAGTACATCTTGTTCTCGTGGGGTCAGTAATTCTAAATCGGGGGAGCTTGATTCTGGCACCTCGGCTGCGGATCGGCTTGCCATCACTTTTTCTATTAACCCTGGTGCCATCTGAGTGTAGCCCCGATGGGCAAGCCGAATGGCCTGTACTAACTCATCTGATGGCATATCTTTGAGTAAGTAACCTTTAGCACCTGCTCGAATGGAGTCAGAGATATACTCATCATCATCAAACGTACTCAGCACCAGAACTTTTGTCTCTGGAAACTGCTGACAGATGGCTCGTGTTGCCGCCCGCCCATCCATTACAGGCATTCGCACATCCATCAAAACCAGGTCAGGCTGCAAAGCGGCAACCTGCTGGACCGCGACTTCGCCATTGCTAGCAGTCGCAACCACGCACAAGTCAGATTCCAACTCCAGCAGGGTCTTTAAGCCCTGGATGATCAGGGGCTGATCGTCCACTAGTAGTAGACGAATCGGGGAAGTAGGGGTTGCTGCGCCTGATTCAATCTGTGCTCCGCTCACTGTGCCCTCCCAGCGTTCCAGCGCCTGTCACAATAGCCCATTCAAACTCTTTATCCTTTATTCAGAAAATCCCTTCCGGTCTAGTTTGTCGCTATCTGCGATCGCAAGCTTAACCCCTTAGGGTGAAATTTCTAGTCTCTCACCGGGATGCCGCTCGTGCCGTTCAGGATGATTCTGCAAAGGAAGTTTGACGATAATGCGACATCCGCCTTCCGGTTTTGTTTCCAATTGCAGAGTACCGCTAATGGCGGCGACTCGTTCTCGCATTCCCTGCAATCCAAATCCATTGCTTTGTTGGTTTGGATCAAATCCCTGACCATTATCTTCAATCACTAAATTCACATCGATTGCAGTGGTACTCAGTTGAATGTTGACTTGGGTCGCTTGGGCATGTTTTCTAATGTTGGTTAACGCTTCCTGCACAATCCGATGCAGCGTCTTGCTCATTCTGGGGCAGATGATGGTTTGCCCCTTGATTGAGGTTGAGATCTCAACACCCGTACCCTGTTGAAAATCTTTTGCTAAGTGAGCGATCGCCTCCTCCAAGGGGGGTTCTTCTGAATCCTCACGCAATGCTCTCACCGATCGTCTGACCTCCTGCATTGCTGTGGCTGCCAACTGCTGTGCCTGTTGCAAAAATGTATGGGCCTGATCTGGATCGCGCTGCCAGAGTTTGGCAGCAGTTTGTAATTGAATGTTTTGTGCCGTCAGTGTATGTCCCAGAGAGTCATGAATTTCGCGGGCAATATGGTTTCGTTCCTGTACCGCTGCCAACTCTTCAATTTGCAACGCATATTGTCTCAACTGTTCATGCGCTGCCGCCAACGCTTCCTTGGCCTTTCGCTCTGAGAGTAAAGTGCTGACTAACTTCAATACAAAGAACAAACCCAACCCAAACATTAATGTTTCTGCAATCAGATGCATCCAGAACAGATGGCGATCGCTTGGCTCCACCAGTAAGGTAATGTTTTGGACATACCGTACCTGATGCACGAGAAACAGCAAAAAACTCAATCCCGCCACTATCCATCGCATGGGTGGCTTAAATAGAAAACAACTTTGAATCAGAACAATCAGATACAGGGTTGGTAACACATGTAAGTAACCCAGCGTGGCTCCATAGAAAATCAAGCCAATTTCGATACCCACGTAGAGGAGTTTGTAGG is a genomic window of Trichocoleus desertorum ATA4-8-CV12 containing:
- a CDS encoding sensor histidine kinase: MIALQRSLKPQLNPFRFLLYAEWVMIATCFSFAIMESFGENQVPVQHVLVLAVLSVMAAILPSGKLTYKLLYVGIEIGLIFYGATLGYLHVLPTLYLIVLIQSCFLFKPPMRWIVAGLSFLLFLVHQVRYVQNITLLVEPSDRHLFWMHLIAETLMFGLGLFFVLKLVSTLLSERKAKEALAAAHEQLRQYALQIEELAAVQERNHIAREIHDSLGHTLTAQNIQLQTAAKLWQRDPDQAHTFLQQAQQLAATAMQEVRRSVRALREDSEEPPLEEAIAHLAKDFQQGTGVEISTSIKGQTIICPRMSKTLHRIVQEALTNIRKHAQATQVNIQLSTTAIDVNLVIEDNGQGFDPNQQSNGFGLQGMRERVAAISGTLQLETKPEGGCRIIVKLPLQNHPERHERHPGERLEISP
- a CDS encoding response regulator transcription factor, whose protein sequence is MRLLLVDDQPLIIQGLKTLLELESDLCVVATASNGEVAVQQVAALQPDLVLMDVRMPVMDGRAATRAICQQFPETKVLVLSTFDDDEYISDSIRAGAKGYLLKDMPSDELVQAIRLAHRGYTQMAPGLIEKVMASRSAAEVPESSSPDLELLTPREQDVLRLIGDGSTNREIAEQLFIAEGTVKTHVTHLFDRLNLRNRAQLAIYANSVYRNSQMS